The Cellulomonas oligotrophica sequence GGGTCACCCCGGGTGGGCGTTACCCACCACCCTGCCCTGCGGAGCCCGGACGTTCCTCGGCAGGACCACGAGGGCCCTGACGCGGCCGCCTGGCTGACTCGTCCGCGCGCCCAGCGTACCCGTCGCTGCGGCCCGCCGGCGCGGGTCAGAGGTCGACGCGGTAGTCCAGCTGGAGCGCGTCTCCGGTGGTGCCGCGGATCGCCCAGTGCGTGGGCGGGCTCTCGAGCACGACGACCTCCAGGTCGTCGGGCGCCAGGCCGAGCGCGGGCGCGACGTCGTCGGTCATGGCCGTGAGCAGGGTCCGGACCGCGGCGGGGCTGCGTCCGGCGAACGCGACGACCTCGACGACGAGGTAGTCGTGCCCGCGGGGGGCGACGAGGTCCTCGTCGTCGAGCAGCAGGAACCGGTGGAAGCGCTTGGCGGGCGGGATGCCCCACGCACCGACGAGGGCAGCGTGCAGGGCGTCGGAGACCTCGGCGCGACGGTGGCCCCAGGCGGAGCGCCGGCCGTACACCTTCACGTGAGCCACGGCACTCCTGGGGGTCGTCGGGCGGGCAGGACCGCACCGTACAGTGCAGCGGTGCTCGTGCTGCTGCCGCCCTCGGAGGGCAAGACGCCCGCGCCCGTCGGCGCCCCGCCGGTCGACCTCGCCGCGCTCGCGCACCCGGGGCTCACGCCGTGGCGGGAGAAGGTGCTCGATGCGCTCGTGGCGGTCAGCGCGCGGGACGACGCGTGCGCGGTGCTGGGCGTCTCACCGGGCCTGGCCGCCGAAGTCACGCGGAACACCGGGCTGCGGGACGCCCCGGCGGCGCGGGCGTCCCGGGTGTACACGGGTGTGCTGTACGGCGCGGCGGGCCTGGACGGGCTCACGCCCGCGGCCCGGGCGCGTGCGGTGCGCTCCGTCCGCGTCGTCAGCGCGCTGTGGGGCGTCCTGACCGTCGACGACGTGGTGCCGGCCTACCGGCTGTCGATGGGGACCGACCTGCCGGGCGTCGGGCCGCTGTCCGCCGCGTGGCGCGGCCCGCTGGCCGACGCGCTGGCCGAGGAGGGCGAGGACCTGGTGGTCGACTGCCGCTCCGCCGCGTACCGGGCCGCGTGGACGCCGCCCGCGGGTGCGACCTGGGTGGACGTGCGCGTGCTGCGCGAGGTCGACGGGCGCCGCTCGGTCGTCTCGCACCACGCCAAGCACACGCGCGGCGTGCTGACCCGGCACCTGGTGACCCGTCGCGGGAACGCCCCGCGGGACGCGGACGAGCTGGCGCACGCCGCGAGCGCGCTCGTCGGCACGGTGCTGACGGCGGTCGAGCTGGCGGACCCGCCGCGACGCGGGGCGCGCACGCTCTCGCTCGTCGTGGACTGACCCGGCCGCCTCGTCGTGGTCTGACGTCGTGGAACGGCCCGGCCGCTCAGCGGGCTGCGGGGCCCCAGCCCTCGCTGGGCGCGCCGGCCACGGCGACCTCGTCGCGCCGGTCGGTGTACAGGCGCACGATGCTCACCGACGCCGGGGCGACGCGCAGCTGGCTCCACGTGCCGGGGGCGGACCCGAGCGTCACGCCCAGGGCGGCACGGATCGCGACCGCGTGCGAGACCACGACGACGGTCCGCTCGCCGCCGCCGCGCAGCCCGTCGAGGGCGACACGCAGCCGCTCCCCCACGTCGGCGACGGACTCCCCGCCGGGCGGGCGCACGTGCCCGTCGACGTGCCAGGGCTCGAGGGTGCCGGGCCAGCGCTGCTCGATCTCGTCGGAGGTCAGCCCCTGCCAGGCCCCGAAGTCGGCCTCGCGGAACGCGGCGTCGGTGCGCACGGGCAGGCCGAGCCGCGCGGCGACGACGCCCGCGGTCTCCTGCGTGCGGACCATGGGCGACGCGACGACCTCGCCCGGGTAGGGCACGTCGCCCCACAGGTCGCGGCCGACGCGGTCGACGAGCTCCGCCGCGGACGCCGCCTGCGCGCGGCCGGTCGCGTCCAGCGGCGGGCCCGGCTCGGAGGAGCCGGAGTAGCCGCGGGAGACCGTCATCGCGGTCTGCCCGTGGCGGACGAGCACGACCGTGACGGGCTGCTCGTCGTCGAACCGCACGCCCGCCCCCGACGGCCCGGCGGTGCGTCGGCGACCCGTCGTCCCGGCGGGCACGACAGGTTGTGCCGGGCGCCCGGGCGTCCCGGGCGGCTCCTCCACCGGGCTCATGCGTTCGCGGGCAGCCGCACGAGGATGCGCCCGCACTCCTCGCAGCGCACGACCGCGTCCTCGGGACGCGCACGGATGGCCTCGAGGTCCAGCGGGTTGAGCTCGAGGCGGCAGCCGTCGCACCGGTTGCCGCGCAGCGGTGCGGCGCCCCGGCCGCCGAGCTGCCCGCGCAGGCGCTCGTAGAGTGCGACCAGCCGCTCGTCGAGGCCGGCGACGGTCTTCTCGCGCGCGGCCCGGACCCGGTCGGCCTCGGCGTCGACCTCGGCCCAGCCGGCGTCGCGCTCGGCGACGACGGCGGCACGGTCCGACGCGAGCGCCGCGTGGGCCGTCTCCAGCTCGGCGAGCGTCGACTCGTGGGCCTCGAGCCGCTCCATCACCTCGAGCTCGACGTCCTCGAGGTCGGACTGGCGGCGCGCCAGGCTCTCGAGCTCGCTGGTCAGCGCCTGCGCGTCCTTCGCGGAGACCTGGCCCTGCTCGAGCCGCTGCTGGTCGCGCGCGGCACGGGTGCGCACCTGCGCGACGTCGGCCTCGGCCTTGGTGAGCTCGCGCCGCAGGTCCGAGGCCGCGGTCCGCGACGTCACGAGGGCGGTGTACAGGTCGCCGACCTGCGCGTCGAGCTCGGTCAGCCGCGCGAGCGCGGGCAGCGTGCGACGGCGGTGGGCGAGCTGGTCGAGGCGGGTGTCGAGGTCCTGGACCTCGAGCAGGCGACGCTGGTCGGCGACGGGGGCGCTCGTCACGGGGTTCCTTCCGGCTGGGTGCGGGCGGGCTGCGGCACACGGCCCGTCCAGGGGTCGGTGCGCAGCGTGCTCACGCGGGTCTCCACCGTAGTGCCCGCAGCGGCCAGGTCGGCGCGCAGCGCGTCGGCGGCCCGGGCGAGCCAGGGCCACTCCGACGCGGAGTGCGCGAGGTCGACGAGCGCGGGGCGCGGCGCGCCGCCCTTGGCCTCGAACAGCGCCTGCTCCTGCTGCTCGGACGCGGGGTGGTGGCGCAGGTCCGCGGTCACGTAGGCGTCGACGTCGGCCGCGCGGACCGCGTCGAAGAGCGAGTCGCCGGAACCACCGAGCACGGCGACCCGGTGCACGGGCATCGCGGGGTCGCCCGCGTAGCGCACGCCCTGCACGGTGGCGGGCAGCGCGCGGGCCACGGCGGCGGCGAACTCCGCCAGCGGCAGGGGCCGGTCCAGCGTGCCGACGCGGCCGAGCCCCGTCTGCCCCGGCAGGGACGCCAGCTCCAGGACGTCGAAGGCCGGCTCCTCGTACGGGTGGGCGGCCCGCACGGCGGCCACGACCTGCGCCCGCGACCTGCGCGGGGCGACCATCTCGATGCGGGTCTCGCGCACCCGGGCGACCTCGCCGACCCGCCCGACCGCGGGCGCGGCGCCGTCGAGCGGGAGGAACGTGCCCTCCCCCACGGTGGTCCACGCGCACCGGGCGTACGCGCCCAGCGCACCGGCGCCCGCCGCGGACAGCGCGTCGACGAGCGCCTCGGCGTGCTCCGTCGGCACGAGGACCACGTGCTTGTCGAGCGACGGCACGACCGCGGGCACGAGCGGGACGGTGCCCCGCACGCCGATGGTGTCGGCAAGGGCGTGCGCGACGCCGTCGACCGCGGCGTCGGCGTTGGTGTGCGCGGTGTGCAGCGCGCACCCGCCCCGCACCAGGCGGTGCACGAGCGCCCCCTTGGCGGTGGTCGCCGCCACCGAGTGGACGCCGCGCAGCAGCAGCGGGTGGTGCGTGAGCAGCAGGTCGGCGCCCCAGCCGAGCGCCTCGTCGACGACGGCGGCGACGGGGTCGACGGCGAGCAGCACCCGGCGCACGGGGGCGTCGGGGTCCCCGACCGCGAGGCCGACCCGGTCCCAGGGCTCGGCCGTCCCGGGCGGGTACCGCCGGTCGAGGGCGGCGACGACGTCGCGGACGGTGGCGGTGGGGCTCACACGCGGCAACCTACCGGCTGGCCGCGAGGTCGCCGACCTCGCCCCGCCCATGCGTCACGGCCGCACGAGGGCCTTGGTGACGGTCCGGGCGTCCATCGCGGCGTAGGCGTCGGCGATGTCGTCGAGCGCGAAGGTGCCGTCGAACACCAGCCCGGGTCGGATCGCGCCGGACCAGACGTCGGCCATGAGCTCGGGGATGTAGCCGCGCACGGGCGCGATGCCGCCCCCGACGGTGACGTTCGTGTCGAAGAGCTGCCGCACCGGCAGCTCGGGCCCGCCCGCGGGCACCCCGACGAAGCCGATCCGCCCGCCCGGCCGCACGGTGGCCAGGGCCTGCGCCATCGACTCCTTGGTCCCGACGCACTCGAGCACCGCGTCCGGGCCGATGCCGTCGAGCAGGTCGCGCACGTGGGCCGCCCCCTCGTCACCGCGCTCGGCGACGACGTCGGTGGCCCCGAACCCGCGCGCGAGCTCCTGCCGGGCCGCGTGCCGCGACATGGCCACGACCCGCTCGGCGCCGAGCCGGCGTGCCGCGATCACCGCGCACAGCCCCACGGCACCGTCGCCCACCACGGCCACCGTCGAGCCCGGCCCCACGCCGGCCGACCGCGCCGCGTGGTGCCCGGTGCCCATCACGTCCGTCAGCGTCAGCACGTGCGGCAGCAGCGCCTCGTCGGGGTGCTCCGGGGTCACGACGAGCGTCCCGTCGGCCATCGGCACGCGCACGTACTCGCCCTGCGCGGCGTCGACGGGCTCGCCGTCCTGGTCGGGCGACCCCCACCACGCGACCCGCTCGCACGACGTGTGCACGCCGTTGCGGCAGTGCACGCACGTGCCGTCGCACAGCGAGAACGGCGCCACGACGAAGTCACCGGGCCGCACCGTCCGCACGTCGGCGCCGACCTCCTCGACCACGCCCACGAGCTCGTGCCCGATGCGCCGCGGCTCGTCCACCGGCCGTGCCCCGCGGTAGGGCCACAGGTCCGACCCGCACACGCAGGTCGCGACGACGCGCACCACGGCGTCGTGCGCCCGGCGCACCTGCGGGTCGGGCACCTGCTCGACGCGGACGTCACCGGGACCGTGGAGGAGGGTTGCGCGCACCCGCGCAGCCTACGGCGCCGGTAGGCTGTCCGACGCTCTTCGGGCCTGTAGCTCAGTTGGTCAGAGCGCCGCGCTTACACCGCGGAGGTCGCCGGTTCGAGACCGGCCGGGCCCACCAGAACACCGGGACGAGACGCCCCCGACCGTCGGCACGGTCGCGGGGCGTGCCGTCACAGGGCCGCGAGGGCCTCGCGGTAGGCGGCGAGGGGGCGGGCCTCGCCGCGGGGGTTGACCACCGACCAGCGGACCACGCCGTCGGCGTCGAGGAGGAACGAGCCGCGCAGGGCCAGGCCGTGGTCCTCGTCGAAGACGCCGAACGCGCGGGCGGCCGCACCGTGCGGCCAGAAGTCGGACAGCAGGTCGAAGCCGTGGCCCTCCTGCTGCGACCAGGCCCGCAGCGCGAACATGGGGTCGCACGAGACACCGAGGAGGCGGACGCCGGCGGCGTCGAACATCGCCAGGTTGTCGCGCAGCTCGCACAGCTCGCCGGAGCAGATGCCGGAGAACGCGAACGGGAAGAACACCACCGCGACCGGGCCGCCGCGCAGCTGCGCGAGCGAGACGGGTGTGCCGTGGGTGTCGGGCAGGGTGACGTCCGGGGCCGGCTCACCGACGAGCAGGGCCCCGGGCGCCGCGCCCGTCACTTGCCGCGACCCCGCGTAGCCAGCCGCGTCGCGGACCAGTCGGGACCGACGGAGAACGTCGTCATCGCGTGCAGGCCGGACGTGGTCGCGGCCTCCTCGATGTCGCTGTGGGGCACGTGGCCCCGGCGTCCGGCCTTGGGCACGAACACCCAGATCGGCCCGTTGTCCTCGAGCACGGTCATCGCGTCGACGAGCGCGTCGGTGAGGTCGCCGTCGTCGTCGCGGAACCAGATCACGGCGCCGTCGGTGACGTCGTCGTAGTCCTCGTCGACGAGCGCGGAGCCGGTGGTGGCCTCGAGCCCTGCACGCAGGGCCTCGTCCACGTCGTCGTCGTAGCCCAGCTCCTGGATGACCTGCCCGGACTCGAAGCCCAGACGAGCGGCCGCGTGCGTCGCGGCATCGTCCGCAGTGGAAGACACGTCCGGCCCGTTCCCTTCTTTCCCCCGGTGGCCCACGCCTGCGCGGGACCTCTGATGTGGGCACACGTTAGCCCACCGGGAGGTCCCCGGCCCCGGGAAGCCCCGTCGTGGACGTCCCGCGCGTGTCACGGACGTCACGGCCCCGCGGGGGCCCGTCGGTGTGACTTTCCGGGCGGGGAGGACCGAGAATGGATCGATCACCCGCACCCGCGGCCCCAGGCGCCACCGCGCCGGAGGCCGGGCCGGGACGAGAAGGCGCGCCGTGGCGGGACCGCCGGGCGCGCACGAGACGCGAAGGAGCACCGGTGGCTTCCATCGACGAGACGGGCCCGCTGATCGGCGGCCTGCTCAGCCAGGTCCCCGACATCGACCCGGAGGAGACCGGGGAGTGGGTCGACTCGCTCGACGGCCTGATCGACGAGAAGGGCGGCCCGCGGGCGCGGTACGTCCTGATGAGCATGCTGCGCCACGCGCGGCAGCGGAACGTGGCGATCCCGGCCTCCCTGAACACGCCGTACGTGAACACGATCGCGGTGCACAACGAGCCGTACTTCCCCGGTGACGAGGTCATGGAGCGCCGGTACCGCTCCTGGATCCGCTGGAACGCGGCCGTGATGGTGACGCGTGCGCAGCGTCCCGGCGTGGCGGTCGGCGGGCACATCTCGTCCTACGCGTCGGTGGCGACGCTCACCGAGGTCGGCCTCAACCACTTCTTCCGCGGCAAGGACCACCCGGGCGGCGGCGACCAGGTCTACTTCCAGGGCCACGCCTCCCCGGGCGTGTACGCCCGCGGCTTCCTCGAGGGGCGCCTGAGCGAGCACCAGCTCGACGGGTTCCGCCAGGAGCGCTCGCACGCCGGCGGCGGCCTGCCGTCGTACCCGCACCCGCGCCTGGCGCCCGAGCTGTGGGAGTTCCCCACGGTGTCGATGGGCCTGGGCCCGGCCGGTGCGATCTACCAGGCGTGGACCAACAAGTACCTGCACGAGCGGGGCATCAAGGACACCAGCCAGCAGGACGTGTGGGCGTACCTGGGCGACGGCGAGATGGACGAGCCCGAGTCGCGCGGCATGCTCCAGCACGCGGCGCAGCAGGGCCTGGACAACCTGACGTTCGTGGTGAACTGCAACCTGCAGCGCCTCGACGGCCCCGTGCGCGGCAACGGCAAGATCATCCAGGAGCTCGAGGCGCAGTTCCGCGGCGCGGGCTGGAACGTCATCAAGGTCATCTGGGGCCGCGAGTGGGACGTCCTGCTCAACGCCGACAAGGACCGCGCCCTGGTGCACCTGATGAACACCACCCCGGACGGCGACTTCCAGACGTTCCGGGCCGAGAACGGCGCGTTCATCCGCGAGCACTTCTTCGGCCGCGACCCGCGGACCAAGCAGCTCGTCGAGAAGATGACGGACGACGAGATCTGGGCCCTCAAGCGCGGCGGGCACGACTACCGCAAGCTCTACGCGGCCTACAAGGCGGCGCGCGAGCACACCGGTCAGCCGACCGTCATCCTCGCCCACACCATCAAGGGCTACGGCCTGGGCTCGGGCTTCGCCGGGCGCAACGCCACGCACCAGATGAAGAAGCTCAAGGTCGACGAGCTCAAGGCGCTGCGGGACTCGCTGCACATCCCGATCTCGGACGCCCAGCTCGAGGAGAACCCGTACCTGCCCCCGTACTACCACCCGGGGCCGGACGACGAGGCGATCCGCTACATGCTCGACCGGCGCCGGGCCCTCGGCGGCTTCGTCCCCGAGCGGCGCACCGAGCACACCAAGCTCACGCTCCCGGGCGACAAGTCCTACGAGAGCCTGGCCAAGGGCTCGGGCACGCAGGAGGTCGCCACGACGATGGCGCTCGTGCGCCTGTTCAAGGACCTGCTCAAGGACAAGGAGTTCGGCCACCGCCTGGTGCCGATCATCCCCGACGAGGCGCGCACGTTCGGCCTGGACTCGATCTTCCCGAGCGCGAAGATCTTCAACACCAACGGCCAGAACTACATGGCGGTCGACCGCGAGCTGATGCTGTCCTACAAGGAGTCCACCTCCGGGCAGATCATGCACACCGGCATCAACGAGGCCGGGTCGGCCGCGGCGTTCCAGGCCGTCGGCACGGCGTACGCCACGCACGGCGAGCCGCTGATCCCGTTCTACTTCTACTACTCGATGTTCGGGTTCCAGCGCACCGGCGACCAGTTCTGGGCCGCCGGGGACCAGATGGCGCGCGGGTTCCTCATCGGGGCCACGGCCGGGCGCACCACGCTGACGGGCGAGGGCCTGCAGCACGCCGACGGCCACTCCCCGCTGCTGGCGGGAACCATGCCGCACGTCGTGCACTACGACCCGGCGTACGGGTACGAGATCCGGCACATCGTGCGCGACGGCATCGCCCGCATGTACGGCGACGGCTCCGACGGTCGCGACCAGGACGTCATCTACTACCTGACGGTCTACAACGAGCCGATGGTCCAGCCGGCCGAGCCGGAGGACGTCGACGTCGAGGGGATCCTGCGCGGCATCCACCAGGTGGCGCCGGTCGAGGGCGAGGGCCCGCAGGCCCAGATCCTCGCCTCCGGCGTCGCGGTGCCGTGGGCGCTCGAGGCCCGGCAGCTGCTCGCCGACGACTGGGGCGTGCGCGCCGCCGTGTGGTCGGTCACCAGCTGGAACGAGCTGCGGCGCGACGCGCTGGCTGCCGAGCAGCACGCGTTCCTGCAGCCGGGCGAGGCGCCCCGCACGCCCTTCCTGACGCAGAAGCTGCAGGGGGCGCAGGGCCCGTTCGTCGCGACGACGGACTACGACCACCTCGTGGCCGACCAGGTCCGCGCGTGGGTCCCGGGGCGCTACGCGACGCTCGGTGCGGACGGCTTCGGCTTCTCCGACACGCGCGCCGCCGCACGCCGGCACTTCAAGATCGACGGCCCGTCGACCGCGGTGCGCGTGCTGCAGCAGCTCGCGCTCGAGGGCGCGGTGGACCCGTCCCTGCCCGCGCAGGCCATCGAGCGGTACCGCCTGCACGACGTCACGGCGGGCACGTCGGGCAACACGGGCGGCGACGCCTGACGCGCGGCACCTCCTGACGACGAGGGCGCCCCGGCCGGTCGGCCGGGGCGCCCTCGTCGTTCGTCCGCTGCGCGGTCAGGTGCCCGTGATCGACTGCTCCGCGCGGGCGACCTCTCGGGTCAGCTCGGCACGCAGGCCCGCGACCGCCCCCTGGTCCGGGTACAGGTCGAGGGACGCGAGGTGCTGCTTGGCCTCCAGCGGGCGGCCGGCCTGCACGGCGGCACGCACGAGCTGGCGGGCCACCGCGGGGTCGTGCTCGCGGGGCCGCCAGTGACCGACACCGAGGTTGAGGGCCTCGACGGGCTGGCCCGCCTCGCACAGGAGCGCCAGGGCCTGGGCCAGCGCGGTGCCGGAGGAGTCGCGCTCGGACGCGGTCGTCAGCCGGCGGATGGTGCCGTCGTGGTCGTCGTCGACGGACAGCCGGGCGAGCTCGATGAGCGGGTACCAGGCGCGCGGGTTGCCGGCGAGCTCCTCGCCGAGGGCCCACACCGCGAGCTCCGCGGCGCGCTCGCGCTCGTGCTCGACGTTCGGCGCGGTCAGCGGGTCCTCCTCGTGGACCTGCTCGGTGGCCCGGCGGCGCACGATCTCGGCGAGGGCCTGGAACGCGCGCTCGTTGTTCGGGTCGTCGCTCAGCATCGAGCGCAGCGCGTCCTCGTGGAGGGTGTCCCCCCGGCGCGAGGCCTTCGTCGGACGGCGCGCACCGACCCGGGAGGCCGAGGACGGTCGTCGCATCAGCTGGCGCAGTCGGGGCAGGAGAGCCATGTCGCGACCCTATCGGCTCTCTCCCCGACGCACCCGGGGCGGGCGCGCCACGACCGGCATGCGAGCCGCACGAGGCGTGGACCCTTTGTCGGCATCCCACAACCGCCGCCTATGCTCGGCCGCATGTCGACCTCCCGGGCGGGGCGCACCGCCCCCGCGCAGGCCCCCGCGAAGACCGCCGCGCAGACCACCGACGCCGGCACGCCGGGCGACGCGGACCCCCGCCGCGAGCCCGCCCGCCCACGGGCCGGCGCACCGGCGCGCGAGCCGGTCACCGAGACCCAGCGCCGCGTGCGGGACGGGGCGGGGCTGCTCGCCGCGGCGGCGATGCGCCGGCTCGACGCAGACCTCGACTGGTACCGGGCCCTGCCCGCGGAGGACCGGTCGTGGGTGGGACTGGTCGCGCAGGCGGGCATCACCGCGTTCGTCACCTGGTACGCGGACCCGACGAAGCCGCCGCACGGTGTCGGCGAGATCTTCGCCGCCGCGCCGCCGGAGCTGACCCGATCGATCTCGCTGCAGCACACGCTGCAGCTCGTGCGCGTCGTCGTCGACGTCGTCGAGACGCACAGCGACCGCCTCGCGGCCCCGGGCGAGGAGCGCGAGCTGCGCGAGGCGGTGCTCCGGTACTCCCGCGAGGTCGCGTTCTCCGCGGCGGAGGTCTACGCCCGCGCCGCGGAGGTCCGGGGTGCGTCGGACGCCCGCCTGGAGGCGCTCGTCGTCGACGCGCTCGTGCGCGGGGACGGCGGCGACGCGGTGCGCTCGCGCGTGGCCGCGCTCGGGTGGACGGGTCAGGGCCCGACCCTCGTGGTCGTCGGCACCGCCGGCGCCCACATGGACGAGGTGCGCACCGCGGACCTGCGCCGCGAGACCCGCCACGCGGCGGACGACGCGCTCGTCGGGACCCTCGGCGACCGGCTGCTGGTGTTCCTCGGCGGGCGGGGCGACCTGCGCGCTGCCGCACTGACGCTTCTCCCCCGGTTCGGGCCGGGTCCCGTGGTGATCGGCCCCACGGCGGACGGGCTGGTGGAGTCGACGCGGTCGGTGCGCGCGGCGCTGCACGGGCTGGCGGCGGCTGCGGCGTGGGACGGCGCCCCGCGCCCCGTCTTCGCCGACGACCTGCTGCCCGAGCGTGTCCTCGTCGGCGACGCCGACGCGCGCCGCGCCCTCGTCGAGCGCGCCTTCGCCCCGCTCGCGGCGAGCCAGGGCTCCCTGCTCGAGACGCTCTCGGCGTACCTGGGCGCGGGGCGGTCGCTGGAGGCGGCGGCCCGCACGTTGTACGTGCACCCCAACACCGTGCGGTACCGGCTGCGCCGCGTCAGCGACGTCACCGGCTGGGACCCCCTGGACGCGCGGGAGTCGTACGTGCTGCAGACGGCGCTGGCCGTCGGGCGCCTCGACGGCACCGGCACGGCCTGACCGCAGGCGCGGCGGCCCGCGCGCTTTGTCGGGGTACGACAAGACGCGGTCGCAAGGTTCGTACGTGCCGTGACCGGGTGAGGCCGGGCGGGACCGGCACAGTGGTCGGGTGCTCGTCGTCGCCTGCCCCGGCCAGGGGGCCCAGTCCCCCGGCATGCTCACCCCGTGGCTCGAGCTGCCGGGGTTCGCCGCGGACCTCGCCCACGCGGGTGACGTCGTCGGCCTCGACCTCGTCGGCCACGGCACCACGTCGTCGGCGGAGACGATCCGCGACACGGCGGTCGCCCAGCCCCTGCTCGTGGCCAGCGCGCTGGCCAGCCTGCGCGTGGTGCTCGACGCCCCGGCCGGCACCCCGTTCGCGCAGCTGACCGCCGGCGCCGTCGACGTCGTCGCGGGCCACTCGGTCGGCGAGCTCGGTGCCGCGGCGGTCGCGGGCGTGCTCACCGACGACGAGGCCCTCACGCTGGTCGCGGTGCGCGGGTCGGCGATGGCCCGGGCCGCCGCCGTCACGCCGACGGGCATGAGCGCGGTCCTGGGCGGCGACCCCGACGAGGTCCTCGCCCGGCTGGCAGCCCTCGACCTCGTCCCCGCGAACGTCAACAGCAGCGGCCAGGTCGTCGCCGCCGGCGAGCTGCCCGCCCTGGCCGCGCTCGCCGCCGACCCGCCGGCCCGGGCCCGCATCATCCCCCTCCAGGTCGCCGGGGCGTTCCACACCCGGCACATGGCCCCCGCGGTCGACGAGCTCGCGGCCGCCGCGGGGCGCGTCACGCCGGGCGCCCCGACGCTCACGCTGCTGGGCAACGCCGACGGCGCGGCCGTGGCGTCCGGCGAGGACGCCCTCGCCCGTCTCGTGGCCCAGGTCGCGCGCCCGGTGCGCTGGGACCTGTGCCAGACCACCCTCGCCGACCTCGGCGTCACCGCCCTCCTCGAGGTGGCCCCGGGCGGTGTCCTCACGGGCCTGGCCCGGCGTACCCTGCCCGGGGTCGAGACCGTCGCCCTGAAGACGCCTGCCGACCTGGACGCCGCCCGTGACCTCGTGCGACGCCACGCGGGCCCCGCTGCGTCCCAGGACCTCACCGCACAGGAGAACCCGTCGTGACCCGTCCGACCCTCACGCAGGCCACCGGCCCCGCCCACACCCGCATCCTCGGACTCGGGGGCGTGCGCGGCGAGAACGTCGTGCCCAACGACGACCTGGTCGGCCCGATCGACTCGTCCGACGAGTGGATCCGGCAGCGCACCGGCATCGTCACCCGCCGCCGCGCGGGTGCGGGCACCGACGTGCTCGACCTCGCCGAGGGCGCGGCCCGCGCGGCCCTGGAGAACGCGGGCCTGACGGGTGCGGACATCGACGCCGTCATCGTCTCGACCGTCACGTACTTCCACCAGACGCCGTCCGCCGCCGCGATCATCGCCGACCGGATCGGTGCGACGCCGGCCGCGGCGTTCGACATCTCGGCCGCCTGCGCCGGCTACTGCTACGGCATCGGCCAGGCCGACGCGCTGGTGCGGGCCGGATCGGCCCGCCACGTGCTGGTCATCGGCGCCGAGAAGATGAGCGACTTCGTCGACCCGACGGACCGGTCGATCTCGTTCCTGCTCGGCGACGGCGCGGGCGCCGTCGTCGTCGGCCCGTCCGACACCCCCGGCATCGGCCCGACCGTCTGGGGCTCGGACGGCGCGCAGGCGCAGGCGATCCGTCAGACGCACTCCTGGCTCGCGACCCGCGACGAGGGTGCGGGCTGGCCGACGCTGCGCCAGGAGGGCCAGTCGGTCTTCAAGTGGGCCGTCTGGCAGATGGCGCCGGTCGCGCAGAAGGCGATGGACGCCGCGGGCGTCACGCCCGACGACATCGACGCGTTCATCCCCCACCAGGCGAACATGCGCATCATCGACCAGATGATCAAGCAGCTGAAGCTGCCCGAGCGCGTGGTCGTCGGCCGGGACATCGCCGACACCGGCAACACGTCCGCCGCCTCGATCCCCCTGGCCACCGAGCGGCTGCTGCGCGAGGGCCAGGTGTCCTCGGGCGCGATCGCCCTGCAGATCGGGTTCGGCGCGGGCCTCGTCTACGCCGCCCAGGTCGTCGTCCTGCCCTGAGCCGGTGCGGACGGACCGCCGCGGGAGCTGCCCGCACGGCCGGTACCGTTCGACACGTTCGTCCCACCACCCACACGAAATGGAGTCACCGATGGCGTACACCGAGCAGGAGATCCTCGCCGGCCTGGCCGAGATCGTCAGCGAGGAGACCGGTCTGCCGACCGACTCCGTCCTGCCGGAGAAGTCCTTCACGGACGACCTCGACATCGACTCGCTGTCGATGATGACGATCGTCACGCTGGCCG is a genomic window containing:
- a CDS encoding DUF3052 domain-containing protein, which codes for MSSTADDAATHAAARLGFESGQVIQELGYDDDVDEALRAGLEATTGSALVDEDYDDVTDGAVIWFRDDDGDLTDALVDAMTVLEDNGPIWVFVPKAGRRGHVPHSDIEEAATTSGLHAMTTFSVGPDWSATRLATRGRGK
- the aceE gene encoding pyruvate dehydrogenase (acetyl-transferring), homodimeric type, with amino-acid sequence MASIDETGPLIGGLLSQVPDIDPEETGEWVDSLDGLIDEKGGPRARYVLMSMLRHARQRNVAIPASLNTPYVNTIAVHNEPYFPGDEVMERRYRSWIRWNAAVMVTRAQRPGVAVGGHISSYASVATLTEVGLNHFFRGKDHPGGGDQVYFQGHASPGVYARGFLEGRLSEHQLDGFRQERSHAGGGLPSYPHPRLAPELWEFPTVSMGLGPAGAIYQAWTNKYLHERGIKDTSQQDVWAYLGDGEMDEPESRGMLQHAAQQGLDNLTFVVNCNLQRLDGPVRGNGKIIQELEAQFRGAGWNVIKVIWGREWDVLLNADKDRALVHLMNTTPDGDFQTFRAENGAFIREHFFGRDPRTKQLVEKMTDDEIWALKRGGHDYRKLYAAYKAAREHTGQPTVILAHTIKGYGLGSGFAGRNATHQMKKLKVDELKALRDSLHIPISDAQLEENPYLPPYYHPGPDDEAIRYMLDRRRALGGFVPERRTEHTKLTLPGDKSYESLAKGSGTQEVATTMALVRLFKDLLKDKEFGHRLVPIIPDEARTFGLDSIFPSAKIFNTNGQNYMAVDRELMLSYKESTSGQIMHTGINEAGSAAAFQAVGTAYATHGEPLIPFYFYYSMFGFQRTGDQFWAAGDQMARGFLIGATAGRTTLTGEGLQHADGHSPLLAGTMPHVVHYDPAYGYEIRHIVRDGIARMYGDGSDGRDQDVIYYLTVYNEPMVQPAEPEDVDVEGILRGIHQVAPVEGEGPQAQILASGVAVPWALEARQLLADDWGVRAAVWSVTSWNELRRDALAAEQHAFLQPGEAPRTPFLTQKLQGAQGPFVATTDYDHLVADQVRAWVPGRYATLGADGFGFSDTRAAARRHFKIDGPSTAVRVLQQLALEGAVDPSLPAQAIERYRLHDVTAGTSGNTGGDA
- a CDS encoding PucR family transcriptional regulator — its product is MSTSRAGRTAPAQAPAKTAAQTTDAGTPGDADPRREPARPRAGAPAREPVTETQRRVRDGAGLLAAAAMRRLDADLDWYRALPAEDRSWVGLVAQAGITAFVTWYADPTKPPHGVGEIFAAAPPELTRSISLQHTLQLVRVVVDVVETHSDRLAAPGEERELREAVLRYSREVAFSAAEVYARAAEVRGASDARLEALVVDALVRGDGGDAVRSRVAALGWTGQGPTLVVVGTAGAHMDEVRTADLRRETRHAADDALVGTLGDRLLVFLGGRGDLRAAALTLLPRFGPGPVVIGPTADGLVESTRSVRAALHGLAAAAAWDGAPRPVFADDLLPERVLVGDADARRALVERAFAPLAASQGSLLETLSAYLGAGRSLEAAARTLYVHPNTVRYRLRRVSDVTGWDPLDARESYVLQTALAVGRLDGTGTA
- a CDS encoding ACP S-malonyltransferase, translating into MLVVACPGQGAQSPGMLTPWLELPGFAADLAHAGDVVGLDLVGHGTTSSAETIRDTAVAQPLLVASALASLRVVLDAPAGTPFAQLTAGAVDVVAGHSVGELGAAAVAGVLTDDEALTLVAVRGSAMARAAAVTPTGMSAVLGGDPDEVLARLAALDLVPANVNSSGQVVAAGELPALAALAADPPARARIIPLQVAGAFHTRHMAPAVDELAAAAGRVTPGAPTLTLLGNADGAAVASGEDALARLVAQVARPVRWDLCQTTLADLGVTALLEVAPGGVLTGLARRTLPGVETVALKTPADLDAARDLVRRHAGPAASQDLTAQENPS